Proteins from a genomic interval of Desulfovibrio desulfuricans:
- a CDS encoding diguanylate cyclase, whose product MMIKRTGRAPGMGIRAYIALGLTVMTLLFTASFFYFMSMAREVSVSGTRTYGLFMTLAENEKLTDSRNMARLRGAEAALAALPSLAVKQAEPEASAALAELSAAIAELATSQPVTDEMLLQLRRTATLAHEFENRLLMGFLLLGAGLALLFGLLRLHLARPLQSIMVFLNQLGTGSPSQPPKHSFITELHNISAALENLGTYLSLATVRSQKLASEHDHFQKMSLVDGLTGVGNRRAFDDKLRSLWLHALQHGTPLALIMLDVDTFKRYNDSLGHQAGDECLRRIAAAMSRAARSTDVCARYGGEEFALLLPGADAATAQAVAARVHAEVAREQLPHPSSPVGDMVTVSLGVSSLTPLEEQKEESQMLVRQTDSALYAAKAAGRNRTCVYGQAS is encoded by the coding sequence GATCAAACGTACAGGACGCGCACCCGGCATGGGCATACGCGCGTATATTGCCTTGGGCCTGACGGTGATGACCCTGCTTTTTACTGCCAGCTTTTTCTATTTTATGAGCATGGCGCGCGAGGTCAGCGTGTCCGGCACACGAACCTACGGGCTTTTCATGACGCTGGCCGAGAACGAAAAATTGACCGACAGCCGCAACATGGCGCGCCTGCGAGGCGCAGAGGCCGCACTGGCGGCCTTGCCTTCACTGGCTGTAAAACAAGCGGAGCCGGAGGCCAGCGCCGCTCTGGCGGAGCTTTCCGCCGCCATAGCGGAACTGGCTACTTCACAGCCCGTAACCGATGAAATGCTGCTGCAACTGCGCCGCACAGCTACGCTGGCGCACGAATTTGAAAACCGCCTGCTCATGGGCTTTTTGCTGCTGGGCGCAGGGCTGGCGCTGCTGTTCGGCCTGCTGCGCCTGCACCTTGCGCGCCCGCTGCAAAGCATCATGGTCTTTCTCAACCAGCTGGGCACAGGCTCTCCCAGCCAGCCGCCCAAACACAGCTTTATCACCGAACTGCACAACATATCGGCTGCGCTTGAAAATCTTGGCACCTATCTGTCGCTTGCCACGGTGCGTTCGCAAAAACTGGCCTCGGAACATGACCACTTTCAAAAAATGTCGCTGGTGGACGGTCTCACCGGAGTGGGCAACCGCCGCGCTTTTGACGACAAGCTGCGCTCCCTGTGGCTTCATGCCCTGCAACATGGCACGCCGCTAGCGCTTATCATGCTGGATGTGGATACCTTCAAGCGCTATAATGACAGCCTCGGGCATCAGGCCGGGGACGAATGCCTGCGCCGCATTGCCGCCGCCATGAGCAGGGCGGCACGCTCCACGGATGTTTGCGCGCGCTATGGCGGGGAGGAATTTGCCCTGCTGCTGCCCGGTGCGGACGCCGCAACGGCGCAGGCCGTGGCCGCCCGCGTGCATGCGGAGGTAGCGCGCGAGCAGTTGCCCCACCCCAGTTCGCCCGTGGGCGACATGGTGACTGTCAGCCTCGGAGTGAGCAGCCTGACGCCGCTGGAAGAGCAAAAGGAAGAAAGCCAGATGCTTGTGCGTCAGACAGATTCCGCCCTCTATGCCGCCAAGGCGGCAGGCCGCAACCGCACCTGCGTTTACGGGCAGGCTTCATGA
- a CDS encoding mandelate racemase/muconate lactonizing enzyme family protein, with protein MMKITSIDIIDVANDFSSATSKWRPVVVRVNTDEGISGFGEVGLAYGVGASGGFGMAKDLAQILIGMDPMCNEAIWEKMLRKTFWGQGGGGIFSAAMSGLDLAMWDIKGKALGVPVYQLLGGKTRSKIRAYASQLQFGWGSGKDKAMLVDPQAYAETALIAQEEGYDALKVDVLAMDGQGNWNQQDLSGVLPDRVLRRGYDRLAAMRKAVGPDMDIIVEMHSFTSTIAAIQFGRMITELGVLYYEEPVMPLNPKQMKKVADNVPIPIAAGERIYWRWGYRPFLEEGSVSVIQPDICTCGGITEVKKICDMAHVYDATVQIHVCGGPISTAAALHMEAAIPNFMIHELHRYALLEPNTRTCVHNYMPEKGMYSVPELPGLGQELTPETIAASTVVTVK; from the coding sequence ATGATGAAGATTACGAGTATTGATATTATTGATGTGGCCAATGACTTCAGTTCCGCTACCAGCAAGTGGCGTCCGGTTGTTGTTCGGGTAAATACGGATGAAGGCATCAGCGGTTTTGGCGAAGTGGGCCTTGCATACGGCGTGGGCGCTTCTGGCGGATTTGGCATGGCCAAGGATCTGGCCCAGATTCTCATTGGCATGGACCCCATGTGCAACGAAGCAATATGGGAAAAGATGTTGCGCAAGACATTTTGGGGACAGGGCGGCGGCGGTATTTTTTCCGCTGCCATGAGCGGCCTTGACCTTGCCATGTGGGACATCAAGGGTAAGGCTCTCGGCGTCCCAGTGTATCAGCTACTTGGCGGCAAAACGCGCAGCAAGATACGAGCTTATGCCAGCCAGTTGCAGTTCGGCTGGGGTTCCGGCAAGGACAAGGCCATGCTTGTTGATCCCCAGGCCTATGCGGAAACCGCGCTTATCGCTCAGGAAGAAGGATACGATGCCCTTAAGGTGGACGTTCTCGCCATGGACGGGCAGGGCAACTGGAACCAGCAGGATCTTTCAGGCGTACTGCCCGACAGGGTGCTGCGCCGGGGCTATGACCGCCTTGCAGCCATGCGCAAGGCGGTTGGGCCGGATATGGATATCATTGTTGAAATGCATTCTTTTACGTCCACCATTGCAGCCATTCAGTTTGGCCGCATGATCACCGAGCTGGGCGTCCTGTATTACGAAGAACCCGTCATGCCTCTGAACCCCAAGCAGATGAAGAAGGTTGCGGACAATGTGCCGATTCCCATCGCTGCCGGTGAGCGCATTTACTGGCGCTGGGGCTACCGTCCCTTCCTTGAAGAAGGTTCTGTGAGCGTCATTCAGCCTGATATCTGCACCTGCGGCGGCATCACTGAAGTAAAGAAAATCTGCGATATGGCCCATGTTTACGATGCGACCGTCCAGATCCACGTATGCGGCGGACCTATTTCGACCGCTGCGGCCTTACATATGGAGGCGGCTATCCCCAACTTCATGATCCATGAGTTGCACCGCTACGCCTTGCTAGAGCCCAATACCAGAACGTGCGTGCACAACTACATGCCCGAAAAGGGAATGTACTCCGTGCCCGAACTGCCCGGCCTGGGCCAGGAATTGACGCCGGAAACCATCGCGGCTTCAACAGTTGTAACGGTGAAGTAA
- a CDS encoding MFS transporter produces MSEGVISPANAVKDVGEEPTKKRFIVVFCLFIGIFIAYLDRVNVSVLAANDPFLIEMGIKGAPVQIGMMMSVFLAAYGVANVLLAPIGDYLGPRKSMMLCIGLWTASLFLGGIASTFAIIIVSRIMLGVGEGMYYPLQSVFVKNWFPRQERGRANAAWVVGQSVAPALAMPFFAYLIGNYGWRANFHFCLAVGLIPLYLLWRHTADTPRQHKSINKAELAHIEEGQEVSATNEVALPLGQRLKGFIGNYRYWLLVFWYLCLQCMYWGLITWLPSYLKSARGFSWSEMGWMASLPFVLSIIFKVSCGFLTDKIGRSAPILMAAMFFAGCCVYLGAVTEQKYLSAILLSLAVAFCTMGTPVAWTLLQGLIPGPSMSTASGIMNGLANGLASLAPAMIGFFINTTGQYSGGLLCLVFTGAAATIAAGVLAVKRY; encoded by the coding sequence ATGAGTGAAGGCGTTATTTCCCCTGCAAATGCAGTAAAGGATGTGGGCGAAGAACCGACAAAAAAGCGGTTCATCGTTGTATTCTGTCTGTTTATCGGGATATTCATAGCATACCTTGACCGCGTTAACGTTTCGGTCTTGGCCGCCAACGATCCTTTTCTTATTGAAATGGGCATCAAAGGCGCACCCGTTCAGATTGGCATGATGATGTCCGTATTTCTTGCGGCCTATGGCGTTGCAAACGTGCTGCTGGCCCCCATAGGCGACTATTTGGGGCCGCGCAAATCCATGATGCTCTGTATCGGCCTTTGGACGGCCTCCCTGTTCCTGGGCGGCATTGCCTCCACATTTGCGATCATCATCGTCAGCCGCATTATGCTGGGCGTTGGCGAAGGCATGTATTACCCGCTACAGAGTGTTTTTGTAAAAAATTGGTTTCCCCGGCAGGAACGCGGGCGGGCCAACGCCGCCTGGGTTGTGGGGCAATCTGTCGCTCCGGCTCTGGCTATGCCGTTTTTTGCTTATCTTATTGGTAACTACGGCTGGAGAGCCAATTTCCATTTTTGCCTTGCTGTGGGTTTGATCCCTCTGTACCTGCTGTGGCGGCATACGGCGGATACCCCGAGGCAGCATAAAAGCATCAACAAGGCAGAACTGGCTCACATTGAAGAGGGGCAGGAAGTTTCGGCGACCAATGAAGTTGCGTTGCCGCTGGGGCAGCGTCTCAAGGGATTCATCGGCAATTACCGGTACTGGCTTTTGGTGTTTTGGTACTTGTGCCTCCAATGCATGTACTGGGGCCTGATAACCTGGTTGCCGAGCTACCTCAAATCAGCCAGAGGGTTCAGCTGGAGCGAAATGGGCTGGATGGCGTCCTTGCCCTTTGTGCTTTCCATTATCTTTAAGGTGTCCTGCGGATTTTTGACGGACAAGATAGGCAGAAGCGCGCCAATTCTGATGGCAGCCATGTTTTTTGCCGGTTGCTGCGTTTATCTGGGTGCGGTCACTGAGCAAAAATATCTCTCCGCCATATTGCTGTCTCTGGCTGTGGCATTCTGCACCATGGGAACGCCGGTGGCCTGGACGTTGCTGCAAGGGCTGATTCCCGGCCCGTCCATGTCTACAGCGTCAGGCATAATGAACGGCCTTGCCAACGGGCTTGCATCGCTTGCGCCCGCCATGATCGGATTTTTCATAAACACTACCGGCCAGTACAGCGGCGGCCTGCTCTGCCTTGTATTCACAGGAGCGGCGGCAACCATCGCTGCGGGCGTTCTTGCAGTCAAACGCTATTAG
- a CDS encoding LysR family transcriptional regulator encodes MQLTLRQIEAFLTVANLRSFTAAGASLHITQSAVSNLIKDLEAQVGVPLFDRTSRFVSLSPDGREMYTLAQKAFHEFLLMEKYAADLSSLRAGRVRVVGAPLIACTLLPLLLAHFKRAQPAIRVELVDQPMALVQSSIQQGDAEVGFGPARLPETDIIARHFFTTPVSMLSRPDHPLAGRHSTWSEVKKVPVVAVGRESVGYIAADVGTQPPFTIGHVVNQMPTAFALAAAGCGVALAGRFSLMLARGYGLVATLLHDPVLYREMQMYLPAARKLSDAAATFVDFATQFVKDHDPNTLDSATVAELAPPLCTRRDS; translated from the coding sequence ATGCAATTGACGCTGCGGCAAATTGAGGCATTTCTGACGGTTGCAAACCTTCGCAGCTTCACTGCTGCAGGGGCTTCCTTGCACATAACCCAAAGTGCCGTAAGCAACCTCATCAAGGATCTTGAGGCGCAGGTTGGCGTGCCACTTTTTGACCGTACGTCGCGCTTCGTCTCACTGTCCCCCGATGGACGGGAGATGTACACGCTGGCCCAAAAGGCCTTTCACGAATTCTTGCTTATGGAGAAATACGCCGCAGATCTTAGCAGTCTGCGCGCGGGCAGAGTGCGCGTTGTTGGCGCGCCGCTCATAGCCTGCACACTGTTGCCGCTGCTGCTCGCGCACTTCAAGAGGGCCCAACCCGCCATACGTGTCGAGCTGGTGGATCAGCCCATGGCGCTGGTACAATCAAGTATACAGCAAGGGGATGCAGAAGTCGGTTTTGGCCCGGCCCGCCTGCCTGAGACAGACATTATCGCCCGCCATTTTTTTACCACCCCTGTGAGCATGCTCTCACGCCCGGATCACCCGCTGGCAGGGAGGCACAGCACCTGGAGCGAGGTTAAAAAGGTTCCCGTGGTTGCGGTGGGCAGGGAATCAGTGGGCTATATCGCCGCGGACGTGGGTACGCAGCCGCCGTTTACCATTGGCCATGTGGTCAACCAGATGCCAACAGCCTTTGCTCTGGCCGCAGCAGGTTGCGGCGTTGCACTGGCTGGACGGTTTTCGCTGATGCTGGCACGGGGCTATGGTCTTGTGGCTACCCTCCTGCACGACCCAGTACTGTACCGGGAAATGCAGATGTACCTGCCTGCTGCCCGCAAACTCTCGGACGCTGCCGCCACATTTGTGGATTTTGCCACGCAGTTTGTGAAAGATCACGACCCCAACACACTGGATTCAGCCACTGTTGCCGAACTGGCACCGCCGCTCTGTACACGCAGAGACTCCTGA
- a CDS encoding FeoA family protein: protein MDSVIPLTSLKVGEMARIVSINARGELARRIRDMGLGSGMPVSVVGYAPLRDPLALRCAEVTIALRRREAGAIMVQPAAATNN, encoded by the coding sequence ATGGATTCAGTTATTCCTCTCACGTCCCTCAAGGTGGGCGAGATGGCTCGTATTGTCAGCATCAATGCACGGGGCGAACTTGCGCGGCGCATCCGAGACATGGGGCTGGGGTCTGGCATGCCTGTTTCTGTGGTGGGCTATGCCCCCCTGCGCGACCCTCTGGCCTTGCGTTGCGCGGAAGTAACCATTGCCCTGCGCCGCAGGGAGGCCGGGGCCATCATGGTGCAGCCCGCCGCCGCGACAAACAATTAG
- a CDS encoding acyltransferase, whose translation MSILKKVLERGLTPSNVISYLCLQIMRVNGAFWGTLRLRLKALALGVQVGAGVSAHGPVGLLRWPGSRMSIGAGASLISSWRRATAAALAHPVRLRTFGPGASIEIGPGCQLSGTSITARSTVIRLERQVMVGPNCIMVDSDFHAHWPPEARATEPGMEGDRPVTIGDYVWIGMNCLILKGVTIGEGAIIGAGSVVTRDVPPFCLAAGAPARVLRSLKPGTAE comes from the coding sequence ATGAGTATTCTGAAAAAAGTTCTGGAACGGGGCCTCACCCCTTCCAACGTCATAAGCTACCTGTGTTTGCAGATCATGCGCGTCAACGGCGCGTTCTGGGGCACCCTGCGCCTGCGGCTCAAGGCCCTTGCGCTGGGCGTGCAGGTGGGTGCTGGCGTGTCAGCCCACGGGCCTGTGGGCCTGCTGCGCTGGCCAGGCAGCCGCATGAGCATCGGTGCTGGCGCAAGCCTTATTTCTTCCTGGCGGCGGGCCACTGCTGCGGCTCTGGCCCATCCCGTGCGTCTGCGCACCTTTGGCCCAGGAGCCAGCATTGAAATCGGCCCCGGCTGCCAGTTGAGCGGCACATCCATCACCGCCCGCTCCACGGTCATACGCCTTGAGCGTCAGGTCATGGTTGGGCCCAACTGTATTATGGTGGATTCCGACTTTCACGCCCACTGGCCGCCGGAAGCCCGCGCCACAGAACCCGGCATGGAAGGCGACCGCCCGGTAACCATTGGCGACTACGTGTGGATTGGCATGAACTGCCTTATCCTCAAGGGCGTAACCATTGGCGAGGGGGCCATCATCGGCGCTGGCAGCGTGGTCACGCGAGATGTGCCGCCCTTCTGCCTTGCCGCTGGCGCTCCCGCCCGCGTGCTGCGCAGCCTCAAGCCCGGCACTGCGGAATAG
- a CDS encoding DEAD/DEAH box helicase: MALLASEKLGAQVTCHKLFPPVEPCYAPTRLPWPAAISRALEQRGINGLYSHQALATDHIRAGHSIVAATPTASGKSLIYNLPVLDRYLRDRDARALYLFPLKALAQDQLGAFNALVEGWPKEARPTAALYDGDTTDHFRRKIRRNPPTVLISNPEMLHLGILPHHEQWAEFLAGLSHVVVDEAHTYRGVFGAHMAQVFRRLNRIAGRYGARPVYVLCTATVGNPGELAAALTGTDAPAAAPILATDSPSPVPSSASATRTADAPVVIDQSGAPQGPRHFVFLNPEQSPATAAIDLLKAALARNLRTIVYCRSRRMTELISLWAGQSGVFSERISAYRAGFLPEERRGIEARMASGELLAVVSTSALELGIDIGGLDVCILVGYPGTVMSTLQRGGRVGRAQQESAVIVVAGEDALDQYFARNPEDFFSRPAEKAVVNPDNEVILTRHLECAAAEMPLTPGEAMLASPAARAAARALNAKGLLLQSADGTQLLAARKRPQRHVDLRGTGQTFSIEDQDGQIIGSVDGFRAWQETHPGAVYLHRGRSYVIEEMDPARARIVAKAAKVSWFTRTRGQKSTDILEEIERTSLGRVLVCRGRLRITDTVTGYEKRSTSGNRLLTITPLAAPPQVFETEGLWYVIPDSIRASLEERFLHYMGSIHALEHAAIGLLPLLIMADRNDFGGISTPLHAQTGLSGVFIYDGLPGGAGLTRQAFPDARGLLEATFKAVAACPCEDGCPSCVHSPKCGSGNRPISKIGALELLREMLAPGTEGYALCSDLRISPAPDRLDMESLDAASALAAAPRPAVSALDFINEGSQPKAAHTAMEEQSMSKKHSAPDNQNSLFGANGVAQSGSSGSAPTPQREASSAPDAQGTNTFDAAGLLTHIPVPPPKNFVVFDVETRRSAAEVGGWNRADRMGVSVAVAYDSKADDYFSYQQKELPALFERLRGSDLVVGFNNLRFDYAVLSPFAPFDLRTLPSLDLLQRVYERLNYRLPLDNLGQATLGEPKSADGLQALQWWKEGKLEDIATYCRKDVDITRRLYLHGLEQGFLLFSNKAGSRVRVPVDFHRR; this comes from the coding sequence GTGGCACTGCTGGCGTCAGAAAAGCTGGGTGCGCAGGTCACGTGCCACAAGCTCTTTCCGCCGGTGGAGCCATGCTACGCGCCCACACGCCTGCCCTGGCCCGCTGCCATCAGCCGTGCCCTGGAGCAGCGCGGCATCAACGGGCTTTACAGCCATCAGGCCCTTGCCACAGACCACATCCGCGCCGGGCATTCCATTGTTGCAGCCACGCCCACGGCCAGCGGCAAAAGCCTTATCTACAACCTGCCCGTGCTCGACCGCTACCTGCGCGACCGTGACGCCCGCGCCCTGTATCTCTTCCCGCTCAAGGCTCTGGCGCAGGATCAGCTTGGCGCGTTCAACGCTCTGGTGGAGGGCTGGCCCAAGGAGGCCCGCCCCACTGCCGCCCTGTATGATGGCGACACCACCGACCATTTTCGGCGCAAAATCCGGCGCAATCCGCCCACGGTGCTTATCAGCAATCCCGAGATGCTGCATCTCGGCATTCTGCCTCACCACGAGCAATGGGCGGAATTTCTGGCGGGCCTGAGCCATGTGGTTGTGGACGAGGCCCATACCTACCGGGGCGTGTTTGGGGCGCACATGGCCCAGGTGTTCCGGCGGCTCAACCGCATCGCCGGACGCTACGGCGCGCGGCCCGTCTATGTGCTGTGCACGGCCACTGTGGGCAATCCCGGCGAACTGGCGGCAGCGCTGACCGGCACGGATGCGCCTGCCGCCGCGCCTATCCTTGCTACAGATTCCCCGTCTCCGGTTCCTTCCTCTGCTTCTGCCACCCGCACAGCGGATGCGCCAGTGGTTATTGACCAGTCCGGCGCGCCGCAGGGGCCAAGGCACTTTGTTTTTCTTAATCCGGAACAAAGCCCCGCTACTGCGGCTATTGACCTGCTCAAGGCGGCGCTGGCCCGCAACCTGCGCACCATAGTCTACTGCCGCTCGCGGCGCATGACAGAACTTATCAGCCTGTGGGCCGGGCAATCTGGCGTATTTTCCGAGCGAATTTCCGCCTATCGCGCGGGCTTTCTGCCAGAGGAAAGACGCGGCATCGAGGCCCGCATGGCCTCGGGCGAGTTGCTGGCCGTGGTCAGCACCAGCGCGCTGGAACTGGGCATAGACATTGGCGGGCTGGACGTGTGCATTCTAGTGGGCTACCCCGGCACGGTCATGTCCACCCTGCAACGCGGCGGGCGCGTGGGCCGCGCGCAGCAGGAATCCGCCGTTATCGTGGTGGCGGGCGAGGATGCGCTGGATCAGTATTTTGCTCGTAATCCCGAAGACTTTTTCAGCCGCCCTGCGGAAAAAGCCGTGGTCAACCCGGACAACGAGGTCATTTTGACCCGCCATCTGGAGTGCGCGGCGGCAGAAATGCCCCTCACCCCCGGTGAAGCCATGCTGGCAAGCCCTGCTGCCCGCGCCGCCGCCCGCGCGCTCAACGCCAAGGGCCTATTGCTGCAATCGGCGGACGGCACCCAACTGCTGGCCGCCCGCAAGCGACCCCAGCGGCATGTGGATTTGCGCGGCACAGGCCAGACCTTCAGCATTGAAGATCAGGACGGCCAGATCATCGGCTCTGTGGATGGCTTTCGCGCATGGCAGGAGACGCACCCCGGCGCTGTTTACCTGCACCGGGGCCGCAGCTATGTGATTGAAGAGATGGACCCGGCCCGCGCCCGCATTGTGGCCAAGGCTGCCAAGGTCTCGTGGTTTACGCGCACACGCGGGCAAAAAAGCACGGACATTCTTGAAGAAATTGAGCGCACATCACTGGGCCGCGTGCTGGTCTGCCGTGGCCGCCTGCGCATTACCGACACTGTGACCGGGTATGAAAAGCGCTCCACATCGGGCAACCGCCTGCTCACCATCACGCCGCTTGCCGCGCCGCCGCAGGTTTTTGAAACCGAGGGTCTGTGGTATGTCATACCAGACAGCATCCGGGCCTCGCTGGAAGAACGCTTTCTGCACTACATGGGCTCTATCCACGCCCTTGAGCATGCTGCCATTGGCCTGCTGCCCCTGCTCATCATGGCCGACCGCAACGACTTTGGCGGCATTTCCACCCCGCTGCATGCCCAAACCGGACTGTCGGGCGTATTTATTTACGACGGTCTGCCGGGTGGGGCGGGTCTGACCCGTCAGGCCTTTCCCGATGCGCGGGGCCTGCTGGAAGCCACCTTCAAGGCTGTTGCCGCCTGCCCCTGCGAGGACGGCTGCCCCTCCTGCGTGCATTCGCCCAAGTGCGGATCCGGCAACAGACCCATCAGCAAGATCGGCGCGCTGGAGCTGCTGCGCGAAATGCTGGCCCCCGGCACGGAAGGCTATGCCCTGTGCAGCGACCTGCGCATCAGCCCCGCTCCTGACAGGCTGGATATGGAATCGTTGGACGCAGCCTCTGCCCTGGCGGCAGCGCCCCGGCCTGCGGTTTCGGCTCTGGATTTCATCAATGAAGGCAGCCAGCCCAAAGCCGCGCACACTGCAATGGAGGAACAATCCATGAGCAAAAAGCACTCCGCGCCGGACAATCAGAACAGCCTGTTCGGCGCTAACGGCGTTGCGCAGTCCGGCTCCAGCGGCAGCGCCCCCACGCCTCAGAGGGAGGCCAGCAGCGCGCCGGACGCTCAAGGGACAAATACCTTTGACGCCGCAGGCCTGCTGACGCACATTCCCGTGCCGCCGCCAAAAAATTTTGTGGTCTTTGACGTCGAAACCCGGCGCTCCGCCGCCGAAGTGGGCGGCTGGAACCGGGCCGACCGCATGGGCGTGAGTGTTGCCGTGGCCTACGACAGCAAGGCGGACGACTATTTCTCCTATCAGCAGAAGGAACTGCCCGCATTGTTCGAACGCCTGCGCGGGAGCGACCTTGTGGTGGGCTTCAACAACCTGCGCTTTGACTACGCCGTGCTCTCGCCCTTTGCGCCATTTGATCTGCGCACCCTGCCCAGTCTTGATCTTTTGCAGCGCGTGTACGAACGCCTGAACTACCGCCTTCCACTGGACAATCTGGGGCAGGCCACCCTGGGCGAACCCAAGAGCGCCGACGGCCTGCAAGCCCTGCAATGGTGGAAGGAAGGAAAGCTGGAAGATATCGCCACGTATTGCCGCAAGGATGTGGACATCACCCGCCGCCTTTATCTGCACGGTCTGGAGCAGGGCTTTTTGCTGTTCAGCAACAAGGCTGGCTCCCGTGTGCGCGTTCCTGTGGATTTTCACCGGCGTTGA
- the panB gene encoding 3-methyl-2-oxobutanoate hydroxymethyltransferase, which translates to MKNTIVTFREAKGQEKLVMLTAYDYSTARVMDMAGVDALLVGDSLGMVMLGYPDTLSVTVDDMVRHCAAVARGAQKALVVCDMPFMSYHVSVEETVRNAGRLMTEGRAQAVKLEGGAEFAAEVRALTRASIPVMGHLGLTPQSVNAFGGFKVQGKSMAAAQKLLDDARALQEAGAFALVLECVPAPLAERVTQALSIPVIGIGAGAGCDGQVLVWQDMTGMTLSHLPRFVKRFGEVGASLRSAVEAYAREVRAGAFPGEDHGYPLPEGMEKTLKKLK; encoded by the coding sequence ATGAAGAACACCATAGTTACCTTCCGCGAGGCCAAAGGGCAGGAAAAGCTTGTCATGCTGACGGCTTATGACTACAGCACCGCGCGGGTCATGGATATGGCCGGGGTGGATGCCCTGCTTGTGGGCGATTCGCTGGGCATGGTGATGCTGGGCTATCCCGACACGCTTTCCGTCACGGTGGACGACATGGTGCGCCACTGCGCCGCCGTGGCGCGCGGTGCGCAAAAAGCCCTTGTGGTCTGCGACATGCCCTTTATGAGCTACCATGTTTCTGTGGAAGAAACCGTGCGCAACGCCGGGCGGCTCATGACAGAAGGCCGCGCTCAGGCGGTCAAGCTTGAAGGCGGCGCGGAATTTGCCGCAGAAGTGCGGGCGCTGACGCGGGCTTCCATCCCCGTCATGGGGCATCTTGGCCTCACGCCGCAATCGGTGAACGCTTTTGGCGGGTTCAAGGTGCAGGGCAAAAGCATGGCTGCAGCCCAGAAGCTGCTGGACGATGCCCGCGCCCTGCAAGAAGCCGGGGCTTTCGCCCTGGTGCTGGAATGCGTGCCCGCGCCCCTGGCCGAGCGCGTGACCCAGGCCCTGTCCATCCCGGTTATAGGCATTGGCGCAGGCGCTGGCTGCGATGGTCAGGTGCTGGTGTGGCAGGATATGACGGGTATGACCCTGAGCCACCTGCCGCGCTTCGTCAAACGTTTTGGCGAAGTGGGCGCAAGCCTGCGCTCAGCGGTGGAGGCCTATGCGCGTGAAGTGCGCGCAGGCGCGTTCCCCGGCGAGGATCACGGCTATCCCCTGCCGGAAGGCATGGAAAAGACGCTGAAAAAGTTGAAATAA
- the speB gene encoding agmatinase, with protein sequence MQDKFLASEYPQSAPEQAGFHIIPVPLEQSVSYGGGTVKGPQALLAASHQLEAWECGFAPGESGFFTAQAVDCAGPITDTLDRIEAAVAHAIACEAVPVVLGGEHTVTLGALRALARQAEKTGEPFGVVQFDAHADLRPQYEGSPFSHASVMYRAVADLGLPLTQFAVRDFCREEAEIRKKFNVTHYDAYFLARVGLPELPLPEDFPKNIYITFDVDGLDSSIMPATGTPSPGGINWREAQYMLERCVAGRRVVGLDVVELAPIEGLHHADFTAAKLTHLIMGLAHDANQKEAQS encoded by the coding sequence ATGCAAGACAAGTTTCTGGCTTCTGAATATCCCCAGTCTGCACCGGAGCAGGCAGGGTTTCACATTATCCCCGTTCCTCTGGAGCAGAGCGTTTCTTATGGCGGCGGCACGGTCAAAGGCCCTCAGGCCCTGCTTGCCGCCTCGCATCAGCTTGAAGCCTGGGAATGCGGATTCGCACCGGGCGAGTCAGGTTTTTTTACCGCTCAGGCCGTGGACTGCGCTGGCCCCATAACCGACACGCTTGACCGCATAGAGGCCGCTGTGGCCCATGCCATTGCCTGCGAGGCAGTGCCTGTGGTGTTGGGCGGCGAGCATACCGTGACGCTCGGGGCCTTGCGGGCACTTGCCCGGCAGGCTGAAAAAACGGGCGAACCCTTTGGCGTTGTGCAGTTTGACGCCCACGCCGACCTGCGGCCCCAGTATGAGGGCAGCCCCTTTTCACACGCCAGCGTCATGTACCGTGCCGTGGCCGACCTCGGCCTGCCGCTCACGCAGTTTGCCGTGCGCGATTTCTGCCGGGAAGAAGCCGAGATCCGCAAGAAGTTCAACGTCACCCATTACGACGCCTATTTCCTCGCCCGTGTGGGCCTGCCGGAGCTGCCCCTGCCAGAGGATTTCCCCAAAAATATTTACATCACCTTTGATGTGGACGGGCTTGATTCGTCCATCATGCCAGCAACAGGAACGCCCTCGCCCGGCGGCATCAACTGGCGCGAGGCCCAGTACATGCTGGAACGCTGCGTGGCGGGCCGCCGCGTGGTGGGGCTGGACGTGGTGGAACTGGCCCCCATTGAGGGCCTGCACCATGCGGACTTTACGGCTGCCAAGCTTACCCACCTCATCATGGGTCTGGCCCACGATGCCAACCAGAAGGAGGCTCAGTCATGA